In a single window of the Cucumis melo cultivar AY chromosome 11, USDA_Cmelo_AY_1.0, whole genome shotgun sequence genome:
- the LOC103496337 gene encoding uncharacterized protein LOC103496337: protein MYRVRKIPSLVDLCVNKAIDNIRFLGDVGETDIHLLERILPHCTVDQLMHVEKSSEGRDLTPVTDKLWKKFYERQFGKESTTTVIERMRQKRVAFRWIQLYEAKMQDIEKNESKAADRIKQSYLKENARKQSRQIQICSKVPPSSNKRSFGGSGYGYNVANTKNKILKKAKIEVLQSQEMKNIKAWRRNAVQKSSDIPSTKKPMFPGRESASTSKNTSTHMAKRW, encoded by the exons ATGTACCGAGTACGAAAAATTCCTTCGTTGGTTGATCTTTGTGTTAACAAAGCTATAGATAATATAAGGTTCCTTGGGGATGTTGGCGAAACTGATATACATCTTTTAGAGCGTATTTTGCCACATTGCACAGTTGACCAATTAATGCATGTGGAGAAGAGTTCAGAA GGAAGAGATCTTACTCCAGTAACTGATAAATTGTGGAAAAAATTCTATGAAAGACAGTTTGGTAAAGAAAGTACCACTACTGTAATTGAGAGGATGCGGCAAAAAAGGGTCGCATTTAGATGGATTCAATTATATGAG GCGAAGATGCAGGACATTGAAAAGAATGAGAGCAAAGCTGCAGATCGAATAAAACAAAGCTACCTAAAGGAAAATGCCC gaaaacaaagtcgTCAAATACAGATTTGCAGCAAGGTTCCCCCTTCGAGCAATAAGAGAAGCTTTGGAG GAAGTGGATATGGTTACAATGTGGCAAACACTAAGAACAAGATACTGAAGAAGGCAAAGATAGAAGTCCTTCAGAG TCAAGagatgaaaaatataaaagcaTGGCGAAGAAATGCAGTGCAGAAGAGTTCTGA TATACCTTCGACAAAGAAGCCAATGTTTCCTGGAAGGGAATCCGCTTCAACTTCTAAAAATACTTCCACTCATATGGCCAAAAGATGGTAG